One genomic window of Pungitius pungitius chromosome 11, fPunPun2.1, whole genome shotgun sequence includes the following:
- the pbxip1b gene encoding pre-B-cell leukemia homeobox interacting protein 1b isoform X8: MSGGSANNSWTIVTPEETVAETLRPLAEGTENHGGSLTSAAVCGEKRPADCAQSAEGLPVEGHLLSEEEKPSALSGDTSAEQHRPAADSDASVPRCDELSQSAGQPGPAASTGPDTDSFSDTYAHIAPSPDEPSASLPSTETLGGVELTQEEERLAEEGTRRQLDREELQQEGEESDLSPKPADLWKQAVYLVDQLVMEWFCIWARKLSGEAVVEEGDGRSEKTGEEAEPEPRRRSVLAALERIGRSEEEEEEVEEEFRPPQREDDDDSGFSVNKCILAVVILLGLGTIFFSGVFMNLDEESDYGTMEQKDAEEPRKREWLNPEVPPPPVDADSSELLNNLAKGSQQISLLQAQLQKEELKVAKLQAEEGVKERLQWEEMEKENTASEAAVKSVTSPPSGQPGNGTQASAVSKERQPKKQWDDEKRKDVKKDHISQKKKEVKEGEVFEWKEGKKRERKGEDKTEWQQGNAQGKFDKETDKGGKQKHHSGETKQWKDKEGKKEKTGREDEGKSWKYKEGKKEWIEKSERKEKEAKDWKKTSHENKKEAKQWRGKEEKKDWKGGKDHAGKHKEEWKKGKDVFEASLKKDWKEKDEKKEWKKKDGDWKSKNVKGGGKEGKGKDDKKPWEESKNHGKERKGWHENEQKDKNGKDERKRGEKTEESRKGGAAGGGGGDRHRDGSRSHGHKEAHRWGGGGGGEHPHTHSRPSPGQPEYWLQQRLRLQRRPEPPRQCGSSETCARAEGLLPVTFPEFRALLQTYLAKAEEAGADGYERGELDKLASEFFWDGVFAHDQTSFREFVEDLGDILEDLVEGDDDEDNEDAVGGEDSDAEEEMEEFEREAMERFSAPRAVEEVGGSKGEWRKQSGPGRG, from the exons ATGTCCGGCGGCAGCGCTAACAACAGCTGGACCATCGTCACTCCTGAG gAGACTGTTGCAGAAACCCTGCGGCCTTTAGCAGAGGGGACAGAGAATCATGGAGGAAGCCTCACATCTGCCGCAG TTTGTGGGGAGAAGCGGCCTGCCGACTGtgcacagtctgcagaggggCTCCCTGTGGAGGGCCACCTG ttatcagaagaagaaaaaccttCAGCGCTAAGCGGAGACACGAGCGCAGAGCAACACCGTCCCGCCGCCGACAGCGACGCGTCCGTTCCCCGCTGCGACGAGCTCAGCCAGTCAGCGGGCCAGCCTGGGCCCGCGGCGTCGACGGGCCCCGACACGGATTCATTTTCTGACACCTACGCCCACATAGCCCCCTCCCCCGATGAGCCCTCGGCCTCGCTGCCGAGCACAGAGACTCTGGGAGGGGTCGAGTTGACGCAGGAAGAAGAGCGTCTCGCAGAGGAAGGAACGCGGCGTCAGCTGGACAGGGAGGAGCTACAAcaggaaggggaggagtcagACCTGTCTCCTAAACCAGCTGACTTATGGAAACAGGCAG TGTACTTGGTGGACCAGCTAGTTATGGAATGGTTCTGTATCTGGGCCAGGAAGTTGTCTGGAGAGGCTGTGGTTG AGGAAGGTGATGGGAGATCCGAGAAGACGGGAGAAGAGGCGGAGCCAGAGCCGAGGAGGAGGTCTGTCCTAGCTGCTCTGGAGCGGATCGGAAggtcagaagaggaggaggaggaagtagagGAAGAGTTCCGGCCTCCCCAAcgggaggacgacgacgacagcGGGTTCTCTGTGAACAAATGCATTCTGGCTGTTGTCATTCTGTTAGGCCTGGGCACCATCTTTTTCTCAG GTGTCTTCATGAACCTGGATGAGG AGAGTGATTATGGTACTATGGAGCAGAAAGATGCAGAAGAACCAAGAAAACGG GAGTGGCTTAATCCTGAGGTTCCTCCGCCCCCAGTAGATGCTGACAGTTCAGAGCTTCTAAATAACTTGGCCAAAGGGAGCCAGCAGATTTCTTTGCTGCAGGCGCAACTTCAG AAAGAGGAGCTAAAAGTAGCGAAGCTGCAGGCTGAGGAGGGGGTGAAGGAGCGACTGCagtgggaggagatggagaaggaaaACA CAGCCAGTGAAGCAGCTGTGAAGTCTGTCACGTCGCCCCCCAGTGGTCAGCCAGGGAACGGCACCCAGGCCTCAGCCGTATCTAAAGAGAGACAGCCTAAGAAGCAATGGGATGATGAGAAGAGGAAAGATGTAAAGAAGGATCACATAagccagaagaagaaggaggtgaaagagggagaggtgtttgaatggaaggaaggaaagaaaagggaacGCAAAGGTGAAGATAAAACAGAATGGCAACAGGGCAATGCGCAAGGAAAGTTTGACAAGGAGACAGATAAGGGAGGTAAGCAAAAGCATCACAGTGGTGAGACAAAACAATGGAAGGAcaaagaggggaagaaagaaaagacaggcAGAGAGGATGAGGGAAAGTCGTGGAAGTATAAGGAAGGGAAGAAAGAGTGGATAGAAAagagtgagagaaaagaaaaggaggctaAAGATTGGAAAAAGACAAGTCATGAGAACAAGAAAGAGGCTAAACAATGGAGAGgtaaggaggaaaagaaagattGGAAGGGAGGAAAAGACCATGCAGGGAAGCACAAGGAGGAATGGAAGAAGGGGAAGGATGTATTTGAAGCAAGTTTGAAAAAAGactggaaagaaaaagatgagaaGAAAGAGTGGAAGAAAAAAGATGGTGACTGGAAGAGTAAAAACGTCAAAGGTGGTGGTAAAGAAGGGAAGGGAAAGGATGACAAGAAGCCGTGGGAGGAGAGCAAGAATCATGGCAAGGAGAGGAAGGGCTGGCATGAGAATGAACAGAAGGATAAAAATGGGAAAGATGAGCGAAAACGGGGTGAAAAGACCGAAGAATCGCGgaagggaggagcagcaggaggaggagggggggatcgGCACAGGGACGGATCACGCTCCCACGGCCACAAAGAAGCGCACCGgtggggcggcggcggcggcggcgagcatCCTCACACGCACAGCCGACCGTCCCCGGGGCAGCCCGAGTACTGGCTCCAGCAGAGACTCCGCCTGCAGCGCCGCCCCGAGCCGCCGCGGCAGTGCGGCTCGTCGGAGACGTGCGCCCGCGCCGAGGGGCTGCTCCCCGTCACCTTCCCAGAGTTCCGGGCCCTCCTCCAAACTTACCTCGCcaaggcggaggaggcgggagcGGACGGCTACGAGAGGGGGGAGCTCGACAAGCTGGCCTCCGAGTTCTTCTGGGACGGAGTCTTTGCTCACGACCAGACGAGCTTTCGGGAGTTCGTCGAAGACCTGGGAGATATTCTGGAGGACCTGGTGGAGGGAGATGATGACGAAGACAACGAAGACGCGGTAGGAGGAGAGGATAGTGACGCGGAGGAAGAAATGGAGGAGTTCGAAAGGGAAGCGATGGAAAGGTTTTCGGCGCCGCGGGccgtggaggaggtgggggggtccaAAGGGGAGTGGAGGAAGCAGAGTGGACCAGGACGTGGCTGA
- the pbxip1b gene encoding pre-B-cell leukemia homeobox interacting protein 1b isoform X1 — protein MSGGSANNSWTIVTPEETVAETLRPLAEGTENHGGSLTSAAVCGEKRPADCAQSAEGLPVEGHLLSEEEKPSALSGDTSAEQHRPAADSDASVPRCDELSQSAGQPGPAASTGPDTDSFSDTYAHIAPSPDEPSASLPSTETLGGVELTQEEERLAEEGTRRQLDREELQQEGEESDLSPKPADLWKQAVYLVDQLVMEWFCIWARKLSGEAVVEEGDGRSEKTGEEAEPEPRRRSVLAALERIGRSEEEEEEVEEEFRPPQREDDDDSGFSVNKCILAVVILLGLGTIFFSGVFMNLDEESDYGTMEQKDAEEPRKREWLNPEVPPPPVDADSSELLNNLAKGSQQISLLQAQLQEQKEELKVAKLQAEEGVKERLQWEEMEKENSRLKKEMASLPVLQKENERMKRELESAPALQKELESLRSTVTELKLASAASEAAVKSVTSPPSGQPGNGTQASAVSKERQPKKQWDDEKRKDVKKDHISQKKKEVKEGEVFEWKEGKKRERKGEDKTEWQQGNAQGKFDKETDKGGKQKHHSGETKQWKDKEGKKEKTGREDEGKSWKYKEGKKEWIEKSERKEKEAKDWKKTSHENKKEAKQWRGKEEKKDWKGGKDHAGKHKEEWKKGKDVFEASLKKDWKEKDEKKEWKKKDGDWKSKNVKGGGKEGKGKDDKKPWEESKNHGKERKGWHENEQKDKNGKDERKRGEKTEESRKGGAAGGGGGDRHRDGSRSHGHKEAHRWGGGGGGEHPHTHSRPSPGQPEYWLQQRLRLQRRPEPPRQCGSSETCARAEGLLPVTFPEFRALLQTYLAKAEEAGADGYERGELDKLASEFFWDGVFAHDQTSFREFVEDLGDILEDLVEGDDDEDNEDAVGGEDSDAEEEMEEFEREAMERFSAPRAVEEVGGSKGEWRKQSGPGRG, from the exons ATGTCCGGCGGCAGCGCTAACAACAGCTGGACCATCGTCACTCCTGAG gAGACTGTTGCAGAAACCCTGCGGCCTTTAGCAGAGGGGACAGAGAATCATGGAGGAAGCCTCACATCTGCCGCAG TTTGTGGGGAGAAGCGGCCTGCCGACTGtgcacagtctgcagaggggCTCCCTGTGGAGGGCCACCTG ttatcagaagaagaaaaaccttCAGCGCTAAGCGGAGACACGAGCGCAGAGCAACACCGTCCCGCCGCCGACAGCGACGCGTCCGTTCCCCGCTGCGACGAGCTCAGCCAGTCAGCGGGCCAGCCTGGGCCCGCGGCGTCGACGGGCCCCGACACGGATTCATTTTCTGACACCTACGCCCACATAGCCCCCTCCCCCGATGAGCCCTCGGCCTCGCTGCCGAGCACAGAGACTCTGGGAGGGGTCGAGTTGACGCAGGAAGAAGAGCGTCTCGCAGAGGAAGGAACGCGGCGTCAGCTGGACAGGGAGGAGCTACAAcaggaaggggaggagtcagACCTGTCTCCTAAACCAGCTGACTTATGGAAACAGGCAG TGTACTTGGTGGACCAGCTAGTTATGGAATGGTTCTGTATCTGGGCCAGGAAGTTGTCTGGAGAGGCTGTGGTTG AGGAAGGTGATGGGAGATCCGAGAAGACGGGAGAAGAGGCGGAGCCAGAGCCGAGGAGGAGGTCTGTCCTAGCTGCTCTGGAGCGGATCGGAAggtcagaagaggaggaggaggaagtagagGAAGAGTTCCGGCCTCCCCAAcgggaggacgacgacgacagcGGGTTCTCTGTGAACAAATGCATTCTGGCTGTTGTCATTCTGTTAGGCCTGGGCACCATCTTTTTCTCAG GTGTCTTCATGAACCTGGATGAGG AGAGTGATTATGGTACTATGGAGCAGAAAGATGCAGAAGAACCAAGAAAACGG GAGTGGCTTAATCCTGAGGTTCCTCCGCCCCCAGTAGATGCTGACAGTTCAGAGCTTCTAAATAACTTGGCCAAAGGGAGCCAGCAGATTTCTTTGCTGCAGGCGCAACTTCAG GAACAGAAAGAGGAGCTAAAAGTAGCGAAGCTGCAGGCTGAGGAGGGGGTGAAGGAGCGACTGCagtgggaggagatggagaaggaaaACAGTAGGTTGAAGAAAGAGATGGCATCTCTCCCTGTCCTTCAGAAAGAGAAcgagaggatgaagagggagCTGGAGAGTGCCCCGGCCCTACAGAAAGAACTAGAATCACTGAGATCCACTGTGACTGAATTGAAACTCGCTTCAG CAGCCAGTGAAGCAGCTGTGAAGTCTGTCACGTCGCCCCCCAGTGGTCAGCCAGGGAACGGCACCCAGGCCTCAGCCGTATCTAAAGAGAGACAGCCTAAGAAGCAATGGGATGATGAGAAGAGGAAAGATGTAAAGAAGGATCACATAagccagaagaagaaggaggtgaaagagggagaggtgtttgaatggaaggaaggaaagaaaagggaacGCAAAGGTGAAGATAAAACAGAATGGCAACAGGGCAATGCGCAAGGAAAGTTTGACAAGGAGACAGATAAGGGAGGTAAGCAAAAGCATCACAGTGGTGAGACAAAACAATGGAAGGAcaaagaggggaagaaagaaaagacaggcAGAGAGGATGAGGGAAAGTCGTGGAAGTATAAGGAAGGGAAGAAAGAGTGGATAGAAAagagtgagagaaaagaaaaggaggctaAAGATTGGAAAAAGACAAGTCATGAGAACAAGAAAGAGGCTAAACAATGGAGAGgtaaggaggaaaagaaagattGGAAGGGAGGAAAAGACCATGCAGGGAAGCACAAGGAGGAATGGAAGAAGGGGAAGGATGTATTTGAAGCAAGTTTGAAAAAAGactggaaagaaaaagatgagaaGAAAGAGTGGAAGAAAAAAGATGGTGACTGGAAGAGTAAAAACGTCAAAGGTGGTGGTAAAGAAGGGAAGGGAAAGGATGACAAGAAGCCGTGGGAGGAGAGCAAGAATCATGGCAAGGAGAGGAAGGGCTGGCATGAGAATGAACAGAAGGATAAAAATGGGAAAGATGAGCGAAAACGGGGTGAAAAGACCGAAGAATCGCGgaagggaggagcagcaggaggaggagggggggatcgGCACAGGGACGGATCACGCTCCCACGGCCACAAAGAAGCGCACCGgtggggcggcggcggcggcggcgagcatCCTCACACGCACAGCCGACCGTCCCCGGGGCAGCCCGAGTACTGGCTCCAGCAGAGACTCCGCCTGCAGCGCCGCCCCGAGCCGCCGCGGCAGTGCGGCTCGTCGGAGACGTGCGCCCGCGCCGAGGGGCTGCTCCCCGTCACCTTCCCAGAGTTCCGGGCCCTCCTCCAAACTTACCTCGCcaaggcggaggaggcgggagcGGACGGCTACGAGAGGGGGGAGCTCGACAAGCTGGCCTCCGAGTTCTTCTGGGACGGAGTCTTTGCTCACGACCAGACGAGCTTTCGGGAGTTCGTCGAAGACCTGGGAGATATTCTGGAGGACCTGGTGGAGGGAGATGATGACGAAGACAACGAAGACGCGGTAGGAGGAGAGGATAGTGACGCGGAGGAAGAAATGGAGGAGTTCGAAAGGGAAGCGATGGAAAGGTTTTCGGCGCCGCGGGccgtggaggaggtgggggggtccaAAGGGGAGTGGAGGAAGCAGAGTGGACCAGGACGTGGCTGA
- the pbxip1b gene encoding pre-B-cell leukemia homeobox interacting protein 1b isoform X4, whose amino-acid sequence MSGGSANNSWTIVTPEETVAETLRPLAEGTENHGGSLTSAAVCGEKRPADCAQSAEGLPVEGHLLSEEEKPSALSGDTSAEQHRPAADSDASVPRCDELSQSAGQPGPAASTGPDTDSFSDTYAHIAPSPDEPSASLPSTETLGGVELTQEEERLAEEGTRRQLDREELQQEGEESDLSPKPADLWKQAVYLVDQLVMEWFCIWARKLSGEAVVEEGDGRSEKTGEEAEPEPRRRSVLAALERIGRSEEEEEEVEEEFRPPQREDDDDSGFSVNKCILAVVILLGLGTIFFSESDYGTMEQKDAEEPRKREWLNPEVPPPPVDADSSELLNNLAKGSQQISLLQAQLQEQKEELKVAKLQAEEGVKERLQWEEMEKENSRLKKEMASLPVLQKENERMKRELESAPALQKELESLRSTVTELKLASAASEAAVKSVTSPPSGQPGNGTQASAVSKERQPKKQWDDEKRKDVKKDHISQKKKEVKEGEVFEWKEGKKRERKGEDKTEWQQGNAQGKFDKETDKGGKQKHHSGETKQWKDKEGKKEKTGREDEGKSWKYKEGKKEWIEKSERKEKEAKDWKKTSHENKKEAKQWRGKEEKKDWKGGKDHAGKHKEEWKKGKDVFEASLKKDWKEKDEKKEWKKKDGDWKSKNVKGGGKEGKGKDDKKPWEESKNHGKERKGWHENEQKDKNGKDERKRGEKTEESRKGGAAGGGGGDRHRDGSRSHGHKEAHRWGGGGGGEHPHTHSRPSPGQPEYWLQQRLRLQRRPEPPRQCGSSETCARAEGLLPVTFPEFRALLQTYLAKAEEAGADGYERGELDKLASEFFWDGVFAHDQTSFREFVEDLGDILEDLVEGDDDEDNEDAVGGEDSDAEEEMEEFEREAMERFSAPRAVEEVGGSKGEWRKQSGPGRG is encoded by the exons ATGTCCGGCGGCAGCGCTAACAACAGCTGGACCATCGTCACTCCTGAG gAGACTGTTGCAGAAACCCTGCGGCCTTTAGCAGAGGGGACAGAGAATCATGGAGGAAGCCTCACATCTGCCGCAG TTTGTGGGGAGAAGCGGCCTGCCGACTGtgcacagtctgcagaggggCTCCCTGTGGAGGGCCACCTG ttatcagaagaagaaaaaccttCAGCGCTAAGCGGAGACACGAGCGCAGAGCAACACCGTCCCGCCGCCGACAGCGACGCGTCCGTTCCCCGCTGCGACGAGCTCAGCCAGTCAGCGGGCCAGCCTGGGCCCGCGGCGTCGACGGGCCCCGACACGGATTCATTTTCTGACACCTACGCCCACATAGCCCCCTCCCCCGATGAGCCCTCGGCCTCGCTGCCGAGCACAGAGACTCTGGGAGGGGTCGAGTTGACGCAGGAAGAAGAGCGTCTCGCAGAGGAAGGAACGCGGCGTCAGCTGGACAGGGAGGAGCTACAAcaggaaggggaggagtcagACCTGTCTCCTAAACCAGCTGACTTATGGAAACAGGCAG TGTACTTGGTGGACCAGCTAGTTATGGAATGGTTCTGTATCTGGGCCAGGAAGTTGTCTGGAGAGGCTGTGGTTG AGGAAGGTGATGGGAGATCCGAGAAGACGGGAGAAGAGGCGGAGCCAGAGCCGAGGAGGAGGTCTGTCCTAGCTGCTCTGGAGCGGATCGGAAggtcagaagaggaggaggaggaagtagagGAAGAGTTCCGGCCTCCCCAAcgggaggacgacgacgacagcGGGTTCTCTGTGAACAAATGCATTCTGGCTGTTGTCATTCTGTTAGGCCTGGGCACCATCTTTTTCTCAG AGAGTGATTATGGTACTATGGAGCAGAAAGATGCAGAAGAACCAAGAAAACGG GAGTGGCTTAATCCTGAGGTTCCTCCGCCCCCAGTAGATGCTGACAGTTCAGAGCTTCTAAATAACTTGGCCAAAGGGAGCCAGCAGATTTCTTTGCTGCAGGCGCAACTTCAG GAACAGAAAGAGGAGCTAAAAGTAGCGAAGCTGCAGGCTGAGGAGGGGGTGAAGGAGCGACTGCagtgggaggagatggagaaggaaaACAGTAGGTTGAAGAAAGAGATGGCATCTCTCCCTGTCCTTCAGAAAGAGAAcgagaggatgaagagggagCTGGAGAGTGCCCCGGCCCTACAGAAAGAACTAGAATCACTGAGATCCACTGTGACTGAATTGAAACTCGCTTCAG CAGCCAGTGAAGCAGCTGTGAAGTCTGTCACGTCGCCCCCCAGTGGTCAGCCAGGGAACGGCACCCAGGCCTCAGCCGTATCTAAAGAGAGACAGCCTAAGAAGCAATGGGATGATGAGAAGAGGAAAGATGTAAAGAAGGATCACATAagccagaagaagaaggaggtgaaagagggagaggtgtttgaatggaaggaaggaaagaaaagggaacGCAAAGGTGAAGATAAAACAGAATGGCAACAGGGCAATGCGCAAGGAAAGTTTGACAAGGAGACAGATAAGGGAGGTAAGCAAAAGCATCACAGTGGTGAGACAAAACAATGGAAGGAcaaagaggggaagaaagaaaagacaggcAGAGAGGATGAGGGAAAGTCGTGGAAGTATAAGGAAGGGAAGAAAGAGTGGATAGAAAagagtgagagaaaagaaaaggaggctaAAGATTGGAAAAAGACAAGTCATGAGAACAAGAAAGAGGCTAAACAATGGAGAGgtaaggaggaaaagaaagattGGAAGGGAGGAAAAGACCATGCAGGGAAGCACAAGGAGGAATGGAAGAAGGGGAAGGATGTATTTGAAGCAAGTTTGAAAAAAGactggaaagaaaaagatgagaaGAAAGAGTGGAAGAAAAAAGATGGTGACTGGAAGAGTAAAAACGTCAAAGGTGGTGGTAAAGAAGGGAAGGGAAAGGATGACAAGAAGCCGTGGGAGGAGAGCAAGAATCATGGCAAGGAGAGGAAGGGCTGGCATGAGAATGAACAGAAGGATAAAAATGGGAAAGATGAGCGAAAACGGGGTGAAAAGACCGAAGAATCGCGgaagggaggagcagcaggaggaggagggggggatcgGCACAGGGACGGATCACGCTCCCACGGCCACAAAGAAGCGCACCGgtggggcggcggcggcggcggcgagcatCCTCACACGCACAGCCGACCGTCCCCGGGGCAGCCCGAGTACTGGCTCCAGCAGAGACTCCGCCTGCAGCGCCGCCCCGAGCCGCCGCGGCAGTGCGGCTCGTCGGAGACGTGCGCCCGCGCCGAGGGGCTGCTCCCCGTCACCTTCCCAGAGTTCCGGGCCCTCCTCCAAACTTACCTCGCcaaggcggaggaggcgggagcGGACGGCTACGAGAGGGGGGAGCTCGACAAGCTGGCCTCCGAGTTCTTCTGGGACGGAGTCTTTGCTCACGACCAGACGAGCTTTCGGGAGTTCGTCGAAGACCTGGGAGATATTCTGGAGGACCTGGTGGAGGGAGATGATGACGAAGACAACGAAGACGCGGTAGGAGGAGAGGATAGTGACGCGGAGGAAGAAATGGAGGAGTTCGAAAGGGAAGCGATGGAAAGGTTTTCGGCGCCGCGGGccgtggaggaggtgggggggtccaAAGGGGAGTGGAGGAAGCAGAGTGGACCAGGACGTGGCTGA
- the pbxip1b gene encoding pre-B-cell leukemia homeobox interacting protein 1b isoform X5: MSGGSANNSWTIVTPEETVAETLRPLAEGTENHGGSLTSAAVCGEKRPADCAQSAEGLPVEGHLLSEEEKPSALSGDTSAEQHRPAADSDASVPRCDELSQSAGQPGPAASTGPDTDSFSDTYAHIAPSPDEPSASLPSTETLGGVELTQEEERLAEEGTRRQLDREELQQEGEESDLSPKPADLWKQAEEGDGRSEKTGEEAEPEPRRRSVLAALERIGRSEEEEEEVEEEFRPPQREDDDDSGFSVNKCILAVVILLGLGTIFFSGVFMNLDEESDYGTMEQKDAEEPRKREWLNPEVPPPPVDADSSELLNNLAKGSQQISLLQAQLQEQKEELKVAKLQAEEGVKERLQWEEMEKENSRLKKEMASLPVLQKENERMKRELESAPALQKELESLRSTVTELKLASAASEAAVKSVTSPPSGQPGNGTQASAVSKERQPKKQWDDEKRKDVKKDHISQKKKEVKEGEVFEWKEGKKRERKGEDKTEWQQGNAQGKFDKETDKGGKQKHHSGETKQWKDKEGKKEKTGREDEGKSWKYKEGKKEWIEKSERKEKEAKDWKKTSHENKKEAKQWRGKEEKKDWKGGKDHAGKHKEEWKKGKDVFEASLKKDWKEKDEKKEWKKKDGDWKSKNVKGGGKEGKGKDDKKPWEESKNHGKERKGWHENEQKDKNGKDERKRGEKTEESRKGGAAGGGGGDRHRDGSRSHGHKEAHRWGGGGGGEHPHTHSRPSPGQPEYWLQQRLRLQRRPEPPRQCGSSETCARAEGLLPVTFPEFRALLQTYLAKAEEAGADGYERGELDKLASEFFWDGVFAHDQTSFREFVEDLGDILEDLVEGDDDEDNEDAVGGEDSDAEEEMEEFEREAMERFSAPRAVEEVGGSKGEWRKQSGPGRG, translated from the exons ATGTCCGGCGGCAGCGCTAACAACAGCTGGACCATCGTCACTCCTGAG gAGACTGTTGCAGAAACCCTGCGGCCTTTAGCAGAGGGGACAGAGAATCATGGAGGAAGCCTCACATCTGCCGCAG TTTGTGGGGAGAAGCGGCCTGCCGACTGtgcacagtctgcagaggggCTCCCTGTGGAGGGCCACCTG ttatcagaagaagaaaaaccttCAGCGCTAAGCGGAGACACGAGCGCAGAGCAACACCGTCCCGCCGCCGACAGCGACGCGTCCGTTCCCCGCTGCGACGAGCTCAGCCAGTCAGCGGGCCAGCCTGGGCCCGCGGCGTCGACGGGCCCCGACACGGATTCATTTTCTGACACCTACGCCCACATAGCCCCCTCCCCCGATGAGCCCTCGGCCTCGCTGCCGAGCACAGAGACTCTGGGAGGGGTCGAGTTGACGCAGGAAGAAGAGCGTCTCGCAGAGGAAGGAACGCGGCGTCAGCTGGACAGGGAGGAGCTACAAcaggaaggggaggagtcagACCTGTCTCCTAAACCAGCTGACTTATGGAAACAGGCAG AGGAAGGTGATGGGAGATCCGAGAAGACGGGAGAAGAGGCGGAGCCAGAGCCGAGGAGGAGGTCTGTCCTAGCTGCTCTGGAGCGGATCGGAAggtcagaagaggaggaggaggaagtagagGAAGAGTTCCGGCCTCCCCAAcgggaggacgacgacgacagcGGGTTCTCTGTGAACAAATGCATTCTGGCTGTTGTCATTCTGTTAGGCCTGGGCACCATCTTTTTCTCAG GTGTCTTCATGAACCTGGATGAGG AGAGTGATTATGGTACTATGGAGCAGAAAGATGCAGAAGAACCAAGAAAACGG GAGTGGCTTAATCCTGAGGTTCCTCCGCCCCCAGTAGATGCTGACAGTTCAGAGCTTCTAAATAACTTGGCCAAAGGGAGCCAGCAGATTTCTTTGCTGCAGGCGCAACTTCAG GAACAGAAAGAGGAGCTAAAAGTAGCGAAGCTGCAGGCTGAGGAGGGGGTGAAGGAGCGACTGCagtgggaggagatggagaaggaaaACAGTAGGTTGAAGAAAGAGATGGCATCTCTCCCTGTCCTTCAGAAAGAGAAcgagaggatgaagagggagCTGGAGAGTGCCCCGGCCCTACAGAAAGAACTAGAATCACTGAGATCCACTGTGACTGAATTGAAACTCGCTTCAG CAGCCAGTGAAGCAGCTGTGAAGTCTGTCACGTCGCCCCCCAGTGGTCAGCCAGGGAACGGCACCCAGGCCTCAGCCGTATCTAAAGAGAGACAGCCTAAGAAGCAATGGGATGATGAGAAGAGGAAAGATGTAAAGAAGGATCACATAagccagaagaagaaggaggtgaaagagggagaggtgtttgaatggaaggaaggaaagaaaagggaacGCAAAGGTGAAGATAAAACAGAATGGCAACAGGGCAATGCGCAAGGAAAGTTTGACAAGGAGACAGATAAGGGAGGTAAGCAAAAGCATCACAGTGGTGAGACAAAACAATGGAAGGAcaaagaggggaagaaagaaaagacaggcAGAGAGGATGAGGGAAAGTCGTGGAAGTATAAGGAAGGGAAGAAAGAGTGGATAGAAAagagtgagagaaaagaaaaggaggctaAAGATTGGAAAAAGACAAGTCATGAGAACAAGAAAGAGGCTAAACAATGGAGAGgtaaggaggaaaagaaagattGGAAGGGAGGAAAAGACCATGCAGGGAAGCACAAGGAGGAATGGAAGAAGGGGAAGGATGTATTTGAAGCAAGTTTGAAAAAAGactggaaagaaaaagatgagaaGAAAGAGTGGAAGAAAAAAGATGGTGACTGGAAGAGTAAAAACGTCAAAGGTGGTGGTAAAGAAGGGAAGGGAAAGGATGACAAGAAGCCGTGGGAGGAGAGCAAGAATCATGGCAAGGAGAGGAAGGGCTGGCATGAGAATGAACAGAAGGATAAAAATGGGAAAGATGAGCGAAAACGGGGTGAAAAGACCGAAGAATCGCGgaagggaggagcagcaggaggaggagggggggatcgGCACAGGGACGGATCACGCTCCCACGGCCACAAAGAAGCGCACCGgtggggcggcggcggcggcggcgagcatCCTCACACGCACAGCCGACCGTCCCCGGGGCAGCCCGAGTACTGGCTCCAGCAGAGACTCCGCCTGCAGCGCCGCCCCGAGCCGCCGCGGCAGTGCGGCTCGTCGGAGACGTGCGCCCGCGCCGAGGGGCTGCTCCCCGTCACCTTCCCAGAGTTCCGGGCCCTCCTCCAAACTTACCTCGCcaaggcggaggaggcgggagcGGACGGCTACGAGAGGGGGGAGCTCGACAAGCTGGCCTCCGAGTTCTTCTGGGACGGAGTCTTTGCTCACGACCAGACGAGCTTTCGGGAGTTCGTCGAAGACCTGGGAGATATTCTGGAGGACCTGGTGGAGGGAGATGATGACGAAGACAACGAAGACGCGGTAGGAGGAGAGGATAGTGACGCGGAGGAAGAAATGGAGGAGTTCGAAAGGGAAGCGATGGAAAGGTTTTCGGCGCCGCGGGccgtggaggaggtgggggggtccaAAGGGGAGTGGAGGAAGCAGAGTGGACCAGGACGTGGCTGA